From Qipengyuania soli:
GACTGTAAGGCGGTGGGCGCGCTCCGGATCGAGTGCGAAAAGGACGGGGCGGGCGAGATCGAAGAACATGGCGGCGCGCTATGACGCACCGGGTGATTCGTGTCGACTATGGCGCATATCGCCTCTCCCACGCACCTGTCTTGCGGAGGGACAGTCTCGATTTTTCCGAAAGTGTCGCTTGCATACAATCAAGCGCGACCGATTCTGCCTATCTAGGGCTTGCGACCCGAAGGGCTCGGAGCAGCTTTGCAACGAGTTCTCGACTTCAAGGGGCGGCTCCTAACAGGGCCGCCCTTTTTTTCGCACTTGATTTATTTCTGACTTTCGGTGCGAATCCATTCGTTGTCGGCTGCTATTGCCGATGGCGAATTTATACAATATCGAATCGCAACTTACTTCGGGAGCGATAGTCTTGTCCGGTTCGCCAGGGGGCAACGAACCTCACCAGTTCCATTTTGTGCCAGCGCCTGCCGACTTGGCGCCGTACCTCAATTCGCTCTACATCTGGCAGACCGAATTCCCCACTCTCGACGAAGTCCTGCCAGCCTACTCGGCGCAAATGACTGCGTTCGTCACGGGCAAAGCGCGAATGGCGTTCGATGACGGCATCGTCGGCGAGACCAGCGATGCCTTTTTCCTCGCCCCGCTTTGCCAGGCACGGCATTTCAGCGTCCGTGGTCCGGCCAAGCTCTTCGGGGTCTCCCTCAACTTTCGTGGCTGGGCGGCGCTGTCCGGTCTGTCGGTCCACGATCACCATGACAGTTTCCTCCCTTCTGAGATGGTGATTGGTGAAGCCCTCGCGGACGAATTCGCCACCCTGGCGCCGCGCTGGCGCAAGGGGGATCTGGACGACGACGCTTTCCTTGATGCCATGGCCGACATCGTCAGGCGCGGCATAAGCGAGCTGCCGAAGACCCATTTGCAGGTGATCGACCGCACGCTCGAATGGCTGTCGAGTTCGTTTCGTCCCGATCTCGAGTCGCTCTATTCGACCCTGCCTTATTCGAAACGCCAGGTGCAGCGGCTCGTCGCGCAGTTCTTCGGGCAGTCGCCCGTGCGACTCGTCCGACGCTATCGTGCGGTCCGCGCGGCGACGCTCTTGTCGCTTCCCGCACTGCCCGACGAGGTGGAAGCCGATATTCACGCGGCCTTCTACGACCAGGCGCACCTCATCAAGGAACTGCGTTTCTTTACCGGCCGCACGCCCAAGCGCCTGCTGCCCGAGGGCGAGTCGGCGATCAACGAAATGCTTGGACCCGAAGGATACAGCTCGGTCGACCTCTTCGGCTCGAGCGAGGCACGCCAGTTGGGCCAGGACCCGCTGGACTGCTAACGACTCGCAATAAGCGGAAATGCGTTGAATTAGCCTTCGCTCATGCATAGGTCGCCAATCGGAACGAATTGGTCCGATTAAAACATGCGCCTGTCAAACCTTGCCGATTACGCTGTCGTTACGATGAGCGCTGCGGCCCGCCACTGCGGCGGGGGGCGGACCAGTGCGGCAGAGCTGGCGGCGGAAACCGGCCTTCCGGTGCCGACGGTGCAGAAGCTGGTCAGCAAGCTGTCCTCAGCGGGATTGCTCAGGTCGACTCGCGGGACCGGTGGTGGCCTGCAACTCGCTCGACCCGCTGCCGCCATTACGGTCGCGGACATTGTCGAGGCGGTCGAAGGGCCGATCGCGCTGACGGCTTGCGTCGAAGGCGCGGAGTGTTCGGTCGAGCACGAATGCTCGGTGCGACCTCACTGGCCGGTCGTGAACGAAGCACTGCGCGGTGCGCTGGCGGCCATCCCGCTGACGCAACTGGCGCGAATCGAAGAAGTAGCATGAGCGAAGAGCTAGAAATCCAGGATCGCGAGGCTCGTGAAGCCGCCGCCAAGGCTGCCGAGTACGAGCACGGCTGGTCGGCCGACATCGAAACCGAATTCGCCGAGAAGGGCCTAAGCGAAGACACCGTCCGCTTCATCAGCGCCAAGAAGGGCGAACCCGAGTGGATGCTCGAATGGCGCCTCAAGGCCTTCCGCCTGTGGCAGGAGATGGAAGAGCCCGACTGGGCCAAGCTCGGCTATCCTGCGATCGATTACCAGGACGCCTACTACT
This genomic window contains:
- a CDS encoding helix-turn-helix transcriptional regulator, whose translation is MPAPADLAPYLNSLYIWQTEFPTLDEVLPAYSAQMTAFVTGKARMAFDDGIVGETSDAFFLAPLCQARHFSVRGPAKLFGVSLNFRGWAALSGLSVHDHHDSFLPSEMVIGEALADEFATLAPRWRKGDLDDDAFLDAMADIVRRGISELPKTHLQVIDRTLEWLSSSFRPDLESLYSTLPYSKRQVQRLVAQFFGQSPVRLVRRYRAVRAATLLSLPALPDEVEADIHAAFYDQAHLIKELRFFTGRTPKRLLPEGESAINEMLGPEGYSSVDLFGSSEARQLGQDPLDC
- a CDS encoding SUF system Fe-S cluster assembly regulator codes for the protein MRLSNLADYAVVTMSAAARHCGGGRTSAAELAAETGLPVPTVQKLVSKLSSAGLLRSTRGTGGGLQLARPAAAITVADIVEAVEGPIALTACVEGAECSVEHECSVRPHWPVVNEALRGALAAIPLTQLARIEEVA